One segment of Alligator mississippiensis isolate rAllMis1 chromosome 13, rAllMis1, whole genome shotgun sequence DNA contains the following:
- the LOC102557829 gene encoding arylacetamide deacetylase-like 4 isoform X2, with protein MCVGYRLAPEHPFPAQFDDCLAATIHFMRTAEDYGVDPTRIIVCGDSSGGTIATAVCQALVDRTDLPKVRAQMVIYPFLQAVDFNLPSYQQNHTMPPLLRKWTIHLGLRYLNIDVSVVDGILKGIHIREDLREKYSKWLSPDNIQNEFKIRGYEPPKLYPCVEEYCIKAQAFLTPTFSPLLAEDDVIRQLPETFILTCEYDVLRDDGLLYKKRLEDNGVQVTWCHLKDGFHGVVAIAKMYGIISFEAGLTGINAMAKFIRSL; from the coding sequence GTATCGCTTAGCTCCCGAGCACCCATTTCCAGCCCAGTTTGACGACTGTCTCGCTGCTACCATCCACTTTATGAGGACGGCAGAAGACTATGGGGTGGACCCCACTCGTATTATTGTCTGTGGAGACAGCAGTGGAGGCACAATTGCTACTGCTGTTTGCCAGGCCCTGGTGGACAGAACGGACCTCCCCAAGGTGCGGGCACAGATGGTGATCTACCCATTTCTCCAGGCTGTGGACTTTAACTTGCCTTCATATCAGCAGAACCATACAATGCCCCCTTTGTTAAGGAAATGGACTATTCATTTGGGTCTGAGGTATTTAAATATTGATGTATCAGTGGTAGATGGCATTCTTAAAGGTATTCATATTCGTGAAGATCTCAGGGAGAAATATAGCAAATGGCTGAGTCCAGACAATATCCAGAATGAATTTAAGATCAGGGGCTATGAGCCACCCAAACTCTATCCATGTGTAGAAGAGTATTGTATCAAAGCCCAGGCATTTCTGACACCAACTTTTTCCCCACTTTTAGCCGAAGACGATGTTATTCGTCAGCTCCCTGAAACTTTCATTTTGACCTGCGAGTATGATGTGCTTAGGGATGATGGGCTGCTGTACAAGAAACGATTGGAAGATAATGGTGTCCAggtgacctggtgccacctgaAGGATGGCTTCCACGGAGTGGTCGCTATAGCTAAAATGTACGGAATTATTTCATTTGAGGCTGGCTTGACAGGAATCAATGCCATGGCGAAATTTATAAGAAGTTTATAA